Proteins encoded together in one Prochlorococcus marinus str. MIT 9211 window:
- the mnmA gene encoding tRNA 2-thiouridine(34) synthase MnmA, translated as MEVVSHLKQLQGEHAIAVGLSGGVDSSLTAALLVEAGWKVEGLTLWLMEGKGSCCTEGLVDAAGICEQLKIPHHVVDERSTFQKEVVENLVNGYQEGITPLPCSRCNRFVKFSPMINWARKNRNLKRIATGHYARIKHAETNKLNSLDERKNRHQLLRGIDQNKDQSYFLYDLSQEILGHVVFPLGALTKSFTRKEANRYGLRTANKKESQDLCLAEKHGSMKAFLNNYLPPRKGEIVLTDGLVVGEHDGIEHFTIGQRKGLGIAWKEPLHVINIQPSLNRVIVGPRDQSGRSNCTVGEVNWVSISAPMQERLVEVQVRYRSDPVKAKLVPIEPTIKDIKNNRPHRCRIEFENPQFSISPGQAAVFYKGEVVLGGGIIQPFEY; from the coding sequence ATGGAAGTTGTATCACATCTCAAGCAACTTCAGGGAGAGCATGCCATTGCAGTAGGCCTTTCAGGTGGAGTTGACAGTTCATTAACAGCTGCGCTTCTAGTTGAAGCTGGATGGAAAGTCGAAGGGTTAACTCTTTGGTTAATGGAAGGTAAAGGTTCTTGTTGTACGGAAGGGTTGGTTGATGCAGCAGGGATTTGTGAACAGTTAAAAATCCCTCATCATGTCGTAGATGAAAGATCGACATTTCAAAAAGAAGTAGTTGAGAATTTAGTCAACGGATATCAAGAAGGCATAACCCCTTTACCTTGCTCCAGATGCAATAGGTTCGTAAAGTTCTCACCAATGATTAACTGGGCAAGAAAAAATCGAAATCTTAAGAGGATCGCAACTGGTCATTATGCACGCATTAAACATGCTGAGACAAATAAATTAAATAGCCTAGATGAAAGAAAAAATAGACATCAGCTTTTGCGTGGGATAGATCAAAACAAAGACCAAAGTTATTTTTTATATGATTTATCACAAGAGATTCTTGGACATGTTGTTTTTCCTTTAGGAGCATTAACCAAATCTTTTACTCGCAAGGAAGCAAATCGGTATGGCCTAAGAACAGCCAACAAAAAGGAAAGTCAAGATCTTTGCCTTGCTGAAAAGCATGGATCCATGAAAGCTTTTTTAAACAATTATCTCCCTCCCAGAAAAGGCGAAATTGTCCTTACAGATGGCCTGGTAGTTGGCGAGCATGATGGAATTGAACATTTCACAATTGGTCAAAGGAAGGGCTTGGGGATCGCATGGAAAGAGCCATTACACGTAATCAATATTCAACCCTCTTTAAATCGAGTAATAGTTGGTCCTAGAGATCAATCTGGTCGATCAAATTGCACTGTTGGAGAAGTTAATTGGGTATCAATTTCTGCCCCTATGCAAGAGAGGCTTGTCGAAGTTCAAGTTAGGTATAGGAGTGATCCTGTAAAAGCAAAGCTAGTTCCAATAGAGCCAACAATTAAGGATATAAAAAACAACCGTCCTCACAGATGCAGAATTGAGTTTGAGAACCCGCAGTTTTCAATTTCACCAGGTCAAGCTGCTGTTTTTTATAAAGGTGAAGTGGTCCTTGGCGGAGGAATAATTCAACCTTTTGAATATTAA
- the lpdA gene encoding dihydrolipoyl dehydrogenase, whose amino-acid sequence MSEANFEFDLIVIGAGYGGFDAAKHAAEHGLSVAIIESREMGGTCVNRGCVPSKALLAASGKVRELADAEHLSSFGIHAAPVRFERRKIAEHANQLVKNIRNNLTKALERSGVKILRGYGRIEGTQKVGLRESNGVDRLISAKDIVIATGSDPFVPPGIETDGRTVFTSDEAINLEWLPRWIAIIGSGYIGLEFADVYTALGCEVTMIEALERVMPTFDTDIAKIAGRNLIQGRDIDARAGVLASKVSPGCPVKIELSDVKNRELLEELEVDAVLVATGRVPTSAGLNLESVGVKTNRGYIPIDDSMRVLVDGKPLKNLWAVGDVTGKLMLAHTAAAQGTVAVDNILGKNREIDYRSIPAATFTHPEISSVGMAESEAKEFAEKNNFELGIVRSYFKANSKALAELESDGLMKLLFRKDNGEVLGAHIYGLHAADLIQEVANAVARRQKVNELAIEVHTHPTLSEVIEVAYKQAVAQLKQS is encoded by the coding sequence GTGAGCGAAGCAAACTTTGAATTTGACCTGATCGTCATAGGCGCTGGATATGGCGGCTTTGATGCTGCTAAGCATGCTGCCGAGCATGGTTTAAGTGTCGCGATTATTGAATCACGAGAAATGGGAGGTACATGTGTCAATAGAGGCTGTGTCCCCTCAAAGGCTTTGCTTGCGGCAAGCGGGAAAGTTAGAGAGCTGGCAGATGCTGAACACCTTTCGTCCTTTGGTATTCATGCTGCACCAGTTCGCTTTGAGAGAAGAAAGATAGCTGAGCATGCTAATCAATTAGTGAAGAACATTCGAAATAATTTAACTAAGGCGCTTGAGCGTTCGGGTGTAAAGATCTTGAGAGGGTATGGACGAATAGAAGGTACCCAGAAAGTTGGCTTACGAGAAAGTAATGGTGTGGATCGCTTAATTTCGGCTAAGGATATTGTCATTGCTACAGGTTCAGATCCATTTGTTCCGCCAGGGATAGAAACTGATGGACGTACTGTTTTTACTAGTGATGAAGCTATTAATCTTGAGTGGTTACCTCGTTGGATAGCAATTATTGGTAGTGGATATATCGGCCTTGAATTTGCTGATGTTTACACAGCATTAGGTTGCGAAGTAACAATGATCGAAGCTTTGGAAAGAGTTATGCCGACATTTGATACTGATATTGCAAAAATTGCCGGGAGAAATTTGATCCAAGGAAGAGATATAGATGCTAGGGCTGGTGTTTTGGCAAGTAAAGTTTCTCCTGGCTGTCCAGTGAAGATTGAATTGTCCGATGTCAAAAACCGGGAGTTGCTAGAAGAATTGGAAGTAGATGCAGTTTTAGTAGCAACAGGCAGAGTCCCAACGAGTGCAGGCTTAAACTTAGAGTCAGTTGGAGTTAAAACTAATCGTGGTTATATCCCCATTGATGATTCAATGAGGGTTCTTGTTGACGGTAAGCCTCTAAAGAATCTTTGGGCTGTTGGAGATGTCACTGGAAAACTAATGCTTGCTCATACAGCAGCTGCTCAAGGGACGGTAGCAGTCGATAACATCCTTGGTAAAAATAGAGAAATTGATTATCGAAGTATTCCTGCTGCGACATTTACACACCCTGAAATTAGCTCGGTTGGCATGGCGGAATCAGAGGCAAAGGAGTTCGCTGAAAAAAATAATTTTGAACTTGGCATTGTCAGGAGTTACTTTAAAGCAAACTCAAAAGCATTGGCAGAGTTGGAAAGTGATGGATTAATGAAATTACTTTTTAGGAAAGATAATGGTGAAGTATTAGGAGCACATATTTATGGACTACATGCTGCAGATTTAATACAGGAAGTTGCAAATGCAGTTGCAAGACGACAGAAAGTCAATGAATTGGCTATTGAAGTCCATACTCACCCAACACTTAGTGAAGTAATAGAGGTTGCCTATAAACAGGCTGTTGCTCAATTAAAACAGTCTTAG
- the sodX gene encoding nickel-type superoxide dismutase maturation protease produces MLGLRQHCRVVGDSMHPTIKSGDTLIYIPLKEKIHLLKKGNMVVIEHPQKQKTLLVKRIFKLDLPFLEVRGDNEFNSIDSRQFGFISIENVIGIVEQIIPKNLD; encoded by the coding sequence ATACTTGGTCTCCGGCAACATTGTCGTGTTGTCGGAGACTCTATGCATCCAACTATTAAGTCAGGTGATACCTTAATTTACATTCCTCTAAAAGAGAAGATTCATTTGCTAAAAAAAGGCAACATGGTGGTAATTGAACACCCACAAAAACAAAAGACATTATTAGTCAAAAGGATCTTTAAACTAGACTTACCATTTTTAGAAGTAAGAGGGGATAATGAGTTTAATAGTATTGATAGTCGACAATTTGGGTTTATAAGCATAGAAAATGTTATTGGTATTGTAGAACAAATCATCCCCAAAAACCTTGATTAA
- a CDS encoding TrmH family RNA methyltransferase → MISSRRNPLVRRLRALSTPKGRSIESLLLLEGTHLLEEALKNGSIPEEIIATSKWLENHSRILEFLPKNVQFHLVTASVLQASLTTVTPDGVASLLSLSALPKLKHSPDFILVLDRLQDPGNVGTLFRTALAADIDALWLALGADPLSQKVLRSSAGAVLKLPFERLADSEDIAIDGLVDKLRGVSQEGYQVVATYVAGKPSDFEVIPYWELDWIKPTVLVLGNEGSGLSPRIQACCTHGVTLPHSEAVESLNVAVAAAPLLLERRRAKMTSYMSKNGERSKL, encoded by the coding sequence TTGATATCAAGCCGTAGGAACCCTTTGGTACGGCGCTTGAGAGCTTTATCAACTCCCAAAGGACGCTCTATTGAGTCTTTATTGCTTTTAGAAGGCACTCATTTGCTTGAAGAGGCTTTAAAAAATGGTTCTATACCCGAAGAAATTATCGCCACTTCGAAATGGCTTGAAAATCATTCAAGAATTTTGGAATTTCTTCCTAAGAATGTCCAATTTCATCTAGTTACAGCCTCTGTCCTTCAAGCTTCGTTGACCACTGTTACTCCAGACGGAGTGGCCTCTTTATTGTCTTTATCTGCTCTGCCAAAACTTAAGCACTCACCAGATTTTATTTTAGTTTTGGATCGATTGCAGGACCCAGGCAATGTAGGAACTTTATTTAGAACAGCACTTGCTGCAGATATAGATGCGTTGTGGCTTGCTCTAGGCGCTGACCCCTTAAGTCAAAAGGTTTTAAGATCTTCTGCAGGAGCTGTTCTGAAATTGCCATTTGAACGTCTTGCTGATTCAGAGGATATAGCTATTGATGGACTGGTTGATAAATTAAGAGGGGTTTCCCAAGAGGGGTATCAAGTTGTAGCTACGTACGTTGCTGGAAAACCTTCAGATTTTGAAGTTATACCTTATTGGGAGCTTGATTGGATAAAGCCAACTGTATTGGTCTTAGGAAATGAGGGGAGTGGCCTTTCTCCAAGAATCCAAGCTTGTTGTACACATGGTGTAACTTTGCCGCATAGTGAAGCTGTTGAGTCTTTAAATGTTGCGGTGGCTGCCGCTCCTTTACTGTTAGAGAGGCGAAGGGCCAAAATGACCTCTTATATGAGCAAGAACGGTGAGCGAAGCAAACTTTGA
- the trpC gene encoding indole-3-glycerol phosphate synthase TrpC — MEIRRRPPNPKVKVANLEYAIPHEDGEPRNILEKILWEKDREVKVSRERVPLSELKAQINNLPQTKDFLGALRQSSTSPAVIAEIKKASPSKGVIRENFDPIEIALAYKLGGATCLSVLTDKSFFQGGFEVLVQVRKTVDLPLLCKEFIIQPYQIYQARVAGADAVLLIAAILSDQDLLYLRKVAISLGLTILVEVHDSNELKRVLDLEGFPLVGINNRDLKTFNTDLRTTKEVVKEHKKRISEQEVLLVSESGLFNSADLEEVSSYGAKAVLVGESLMRQPDIGLALKNLQGFK, encoded by the coding sequence ATGGAGATTCGTCGACGTCCACCAAACCCTAAAGTTAAGGTTGCAAACCTTGAATATGCTATTCCGCATGAAGATGGTGAACCCAGAAATATTCTTGAAAAAATCTTGTGGGAGAAAGATCGTGAAGTAAAAGTTTCAAGAGAGAGAGTTCCTCTTTCGGAATTAAAGGCTCAGATCAATAATTTGCCTCAAACTAAAGATTTCTTAGGGGCTTTGAGACAATCCTCTACTTCACCAGCTGTTATAGCAGAAATAAAGAAAGCAAGTCCTAGCAAGGGAGTGATTCGCGAAAACTTTGATCCAATAGAAATAGCACTTGCTTATAAGTTAGGAGGTGCAACATGCTTATCAGTGTTGACAGATAAAAGTTTTTTTCAAGGAGGCTTTGAGGTACTTGTTCAAGTCAGAAAGACTGTTGATTTACCATTGTTATGCAAGGAATTCATTATTCAGCCTTACCAGATTTATCAAGCAAGAGTTGCTGGTGCTGATGCGGTTTTATTGATTGCAGCCATACTTTCTGATCAAGATCTTCTTTATCTGAGAAAAGTTGCAATTAGCCTTGGATTAACAATATTGGTTGAAGTGCATGACTCTAATGAGTTGAAAAGAGTACTAGATTTAGAAGGATTTCCTCTGGTTGGAATTAATAATCGCGACCTTAAGACTTTCAATACTGATTTAAGAACGACAAAAGAAGTAGTAAAAGAGCATAAAAAGAGAATTTCTGAACAAGAGGTTCTATTGGTAAGTGAGTCTGGTTTATTTAACTCTGCAGATCTAGAAGAAGTTAGTTCCTATGGAGCAAAGGCTGTTCTTGTTGGTGAGTCTTTGATGAGACAACCTGATATTGGATTGGCGTTAAAAAACTTGCAAGGATTTAAGTAG
- a CDS encoding apolipoprotein N-acyltransferase, with product MITDKYSTFLRAGFGGILAGVGLSQGGILLMPLAIAFLWSSSRFPLAGSIWGAVAVLISHRWLLALHPLMWMGVSQPFSLFITISIWLFCGLLGAFLSALWCWLGRLNFLVDARNGCFKRKFLYAFVLSACWGLGENVLAQSPLLWVGISSSLLPGDRLLAGLSSWFGSSGLTTVQFLVGWWLWQTGILFKSQNNWQRFFSFGLAALVFAHLFGWALLEKEIFSSSKAVAIWQSAIPTREKFSIDQLRRLPFSLEQALKEANVLGASFMVAPEGTLPIGQELLSPAQIPLLSGGFRADKGNQRSSLLVFKKDQTTFTDFVDKYRLVPLGEWIPPLPGLSIPGLSSIGGIEPGESSRLLIWDGPPIAVAICYEITNGNGLSKAVKDGAQWILAIANLDPYPISLQKQFLALAQMRSIESARDLITVSNTGPSTMISADGSITPVIPPFKQKVGLASLHFSEKITPYVRWGEKPLIVFLIAGIFGLFFLEPKA from the coding sequence ATGATAACGGATAAATATTCCACTTTTTTGAGAGCAGGTTTTGGAGGAATACTCGCGGGGGTTGGCCTTTCACAAGGAGGAATATTGCTTATGCCACTCGCAATTGCTTTCCTTTGGTCAAGTAGTAGGTTCCCTTTGGCTGGAAGTATTTGGGGAGCAGTAGCAGTACTTATAAGTCATAGATGGTTGCTGGCTCTTCACCCTTTGATGTGGATGGGAGTTTCTCAACCGTTTAGTTTGTTTATAACGATTTCAATATGGTTATTTTGTGGTCTCTTAGGAGCATTCCTCTCAGCCTTGTGGTGCTGGTTAGGAAGACTCAATTTTTTGGTTGATGCTAGAAATGGTTGCTTCAAAAGAAAGTTTCTTTATGCGTTTGTTTTGTCAGCATGCTGGGGGCTTGGAGAAAATGTTCTTGCTCAATCCCCTCTACTGTGGGTAGGCATTTCAAGTAGTTTGCTGCCTGGAGATCGATTGCTTGCCGGATTGTCTAGTTGGTTTGGTTCAAGTGGTTTAACAACAGTTCAGTTTCTTGTTGGGTGGTGGTTGTGGCAAACAGGAATTTTATTTAAGTCTCAAAATAATTGGCAAAGATTTTTTTCTTTTGGTTTAGCAGCATTGGTTTTTGCACATTTGTTTGGATGGGCACTATTAGAAAAAGAAATCTTCTCTTCGTCGAAAGCTGTTGCTATTTGGCAAAGCGCTATTCCTACAAGAGAGAAGTTCTCAATAGATCAATTAAGGCGTTTGCCTTTTTCCCTGGAACAGGCTTTAAAAGAGGCCAATGTATTAGGGGCATCGTTTATGGTTGCCCCTGAAGGAACCTTGCCTATTGGACAAGAACTTCTTTCTCCTGCTCAAATTCCTTTGCTTTCAGGAGGCTTTAGAGCTGATAAAGGGAATCAAAGGAGTTCATTGCTTGTTTTTAAAAAAGACCAGACAACTTTTACTGATTTTGTTGACAAGTATCGCTTGGTCCCTTTAGGGGAATGGATACCTCCTTTGCCAGGATTATCTATTCCAGGACTGTCTTCTATTGGTGGAATTGAACCAGGAGAATCTTCAAGATTGCTTATTTGGGATGGCCCTCCAATTGCTGTGGCAATTTGTTATGAGATAACTAATGGGAATGGATTAAGTAAAGCGGTCAAAGATGGGGCGCAATGGATCTTAGCAATAGCGAACCTTGATCCATACCCAATTTCTCTTCAAAAGCAATTTCTTGCATTGGCTCAAATGAGAAGTATTGAGTCGGCAAGGGACTTGATAACAGTTTCTAATACTGGACCTTCTACGATGATCTCTGCTGACGGTAGTATTACACCTGTCATACCACCTTTTAAACAAAAGGTGGGGCTAGCATCTCTGCATTTTTCTGAAAAAATAACTCCTTATGTTAGGTGGGGAGAAAAACCGTTGATAGTTTTTTTGATAGCGGGAATATTTGGATTATTTTTTCTAGAGCCAAAAGCATGA
- the sodN gene encoding superoxide dismutase, Ni produces the protein MLYSALSVIFNRLPAKTVHAHCDGPCGVYDPTSARVAAEAVLSMTKKLLALTPPEDNDPLTLAAYNNTFSRFVAVKEEQAQQAKKELLILWTDYFKPEHLSAYPDLHETFWKAAKLCSACKVNIDQAKAQELMDTVEKIHHMFWTSKGRSDSWVTAS, from the coding sequence ATGCTGTATTCGGCACTTTCCGTAATCTTCAATAGACTTCCCGCCAAGACAGTGCATGCTCACTGTGATGGCCCATGTGGTGTTTATGACCCTACATCAGCGCGAGTAGCCGCTGAAGCAGTGCTTTCTATGACAAAGAAACTGCTGGCATTGACTCCTCCAGAAGACAATGATCCACTCACATTGGCTGCATATAACAACACTTTCTCTCGTTTTGTGGCAGTTAAAGAAGAACAAGCCCAACAAGCAAAAAAAGAGCTTCTAATTCTTTGGACAGATTATTTCAAGCCTGAACATCTATCTGCGTACCCAGACCTGCATGAAACTTTTTGGAAAGCAGCCAAGCTTTGCAGTGCTTGCAAGGTCAATATTGATCAAGCAAAAGCCCAAGAGCTTATGGATACTGTAGAAAAAATTCATCACATGTTTTGGACATCCAAAGGACGTTCTGACTCCTGGGTTACTGCAAGCTGA
- a CDS encoding FKBP-type peptidyl-prolyl cis-trans isomerase, whose translation MKEVLISFSVFVACVMIAITSQIISPTKVDAVNLNSTEQAAFKPAENSVKNPFELDPNDPNPTLFVMAKETKSQNKTPLGSIMETQESILTASGLRITDIRVGEGPEATAGQNVSVNYKGTLENGKEFDSSYGRGPFKFPLGAGRVIKGWDEGVAGMKVGGKRKLVIPSELGYGSRGAGNGLIPPNATLIFEVELLELN comes from the coding sequence GTGAAAGAAGTCTTAATTAGTTTCAGCGTTTTTGTTGCTTGCGTAATGATTGCAATCACAAGCCAAATCATTTCTCCTACAAAAGTTGATGCGGTAAATTTGAATTCAACTGAGCAAGCTGCATTCAAACCTGCAGAAAACTCTGTTAAGAATCCTTTTGAATTAGATCCCAACGACCCTAATCCAACTCTTTTCGTAATGGCAAAAGAGACAAAATCCCAGAACAAAACACCTCTAGGCAGCATTATGGAAACACAAGAATCAATTCTTACAGCAAGTGGACTCAGAATTACTGACATCCGAGTCGGCGAAGGTCCAGAGGCTACAGCTGGCCAAAACGTTTCTGTTAACTACAAAGGAACACTTGAGAATGGCAAAGAATTTGATAGCAGTTACGGCAGAGGTCCGTTCAAATTTCCACTTGGAGCAGGAAGAGTAATTAAAGGTTGGGATGAAGGAGTAGCTGGCATGAAGGTTGGAGGGAAAAGGAAACTAGTAATACCATCTGAACTTGGGTATGGAAGCAGGGGAGCAGGCAATGGACTGATTCCACCTAACGCTACTTTGATTTTTGAAGTTGAATTATTAGAGCTGAATTAA